The window CCGCGCTGCTGGACGCGATCGATGCCCAGGATGAGGCTCACGTGCTGGGGATGTCGTTCCAGGAACGGCTCCAGCTGATCGTGGACGAGGCGCATTCCATCTTCAATCATGGAAAGGTCGAGGGTCTGATCCGCCGGGCGGGGCTGCGTTATCCCGGAGCGGACCTGCGGCGGCTGGATCTGGTCGAGGAACGGGGACTGAACCGGAACGTGATCGCGCAACTGGCAACCTGCTCCTTCATCCAGCGGCAACAGAACGTGGTCTTCCAGGGCTTCACCGGCTCAGGGAAGTCCTACCTCGGCTGCGCGCTGGCGAAGCAGGCCTGCCAGCACCGGCTCCGAGCCCACTACATCCGAATGCCCGACCTCGAAGAGGCCTGGGCCCTGGCAAAGGACAAGCCGCAGGGCCAGACGAAGTTCCTGCGGAAGTACTCCACGTTCTCGCTGCTGGTGATCGACGAGTGGCTGCTGGACCATCCTGACGAGGGAATGCGTTCGATGCTGCTGGAACTGCTCGAGCGCCGCTATGACACCGGCTCGACCGTGTTCTGCACCCAGTACCCGAAGAAGGACTGGCACGCCCGGCTCGGTGGAGCAGTCCACGCCGATGCGATCATGGACCGCATCGTGCACAACACAATCTGGATCGACACCGGCGACAGGAACATGCGAGAACACACCGCACTGCCCCAGTGACCCGATGCCGGCGGGAGCCAGTGGTCCCCACCGCGGCGGCTACTGGCCCCCGTCGGCACGATCGGCGGTCCCCAAGAGCAAGATTCGGTGGCTCCCACGACTACGAATACTCACCGATCGGCGGCTGTTCGCCTCCGGCGACCTCCAGCGGGTACGCCTCGGCGTTCTCGTAGTCTGCATGGAGGTGGAACAGCTTGTTTCCCGCCGCTGTGAACGCCTGGAACGTTCCCGCGGGAACGTCCGGGATGCGGGGCAGCATCTGCTTGAGCTCACCGGCGTAGCGCTCGCGGTACTCGGGGGAGTGGAATAGGCCGTAGACGAAGAAGAAGATGTCGTCCTTGGAGATCCCATCGCCGTAGCGCCCGCGCATCAGGGTGTGGATCTCGTCGGTGATGTTGTCGACGCGGCGATAGCCGTCGACGATGTCGCCGGCGAGCCCGAGATCGAGTTCTCCGTCAGGCAGGGGCTCCCAGGTGTAGCGGGGGAAGAACTGGCCTGTGTCCAAGGTGTGCAGATCCGGAAGGCGGCGAGTTCCAAGAACGGAGAATTCGTGATGCGAGGAGACTCCGGTCATGTAGAACCCGAAGTTCTCGTGCTTCGGGGTGGGGAAGAGCTGTGCGAGCCGGTAGACCATGTCGTTATAGGCACGGTCGAAGTAGACGTGTTCTTGTGTGAACGGTCGGTACAGGCCGACCCGGTATGCGGCCTCGCGGTGTTCAATCGTCCTTCCATGCGTGACGTTGGACTTGTCTGCACGGTTCCAGGAAAGCTTGGTCGAGTCATAATCGGGCGAGTACCCGGGTTGCGACGCGCGGTCGACCTCGGAGTTGTAGAACTCGATGGATCGCGTCACGTTCTTCCGCAGTGCGTGAGAGGAGTAGTTGTATACCCATGCGTCGCGGTTTGACTTGAGGCCCCCGGAGTAGGTCCGGAACACGGCGGGTTGCGGGTCCGAGTTCTTGTTGTCGCCGATAGTCGCGTAGGTGAGGTACTCCTCGTCACGCTGGTTGATCCAGTCGCCGTGCTGATTGGGCGTGATCTGGCGCCAGGGCACGGTGCCGACGGTGGCGTCAGCGACGATGGCGAGCTTGTCCTTGGCGGTGAGGTAGTCGCCGATGTCCCGGTAGTGGATCGTCGCCGGGTCATCGTGCCCCTTCATGCGGACCAGGAGGAAGACGGCGACGGTGTTGCGGCTCCCGGAACCGAAGACCTTGCCGCCTTCTCTGCGGCTGGTCTCTCCCGCAGTGCGCTGATTACCCCGCAGATTGAACACGCAGATCGCGCTGAACTCGTCGCCGAGGGTCTTGCGGACCCCGGCGGCGGTGTTGCCCTCGATCCAGCCGCCGTTGGTGA is drawn from Brachybacterium muris and contains these coding sequences:
- a CDS encoding ATP-binding protein, with translation MSVIDNDTKRKLREMGATALLDAIDAQDEAHVLGMSFQERLQLIVDEAHSIFNHGKVEGLIRRAGLRYPGADLRRLDLVEERGLNRNVIAQLATCSFIQRQQNVVFQGFTGSGKSYLGCALAKQACQHRLRAHYIRMPDLEEAWALAKDKPQGQTKFLRKYSTFSLLVIDEWLLDHPDEGMRSMLLELLERRYDTGSTVFCTQYPKKDWHARLGGAVHADAIMDRIVHNTIWIDTGDRNMREHTALPQ